The genome window TTCCGCCTCGTACTCCCGTCGCCACTCGTCCCTGTGCGGTTCGAGTTCGACGGTGCCGCGCTCCAGACCGACCATACGCTGTCCATGGGTGATCCGGAAAATAAACGTTCGCACCGGATTCGATGCTCGCCCGAGCGTGGCTCACGGAATATTTATCCCGAATCGTGACGAATTAGAATCATGAACCGTCCCCTCCTCTACCACGCGGCGACGGGTCTTCTCGGCCTCTCGTTCGCCGTACGCTCCGTCCCCGACATCCTGTCCGGTGAGTCCAGCATCGTGCTTTGGATGGCCGCAATCGCTGGCGTCGGACTGGTACTCGGAAGCATCTACGAAATCCTGACCGGCGGTCGCGAGGACTTCGAACCCAGTCGTCGTATTACGCTGATCGTCGTTGCTGGTGCGGTGATTTCGGCTCTCGGTGTGGTCGTTTCCTCTCTCGGGTAGTCCGCCGAACGACCGCGATATCGCCGCACTACAGCGACCCGAAGAACGCCCGAATGTCCTCGGCGGTCAGTTCGGGTTCCTCCCATTCGAGGAAGTGTCCGCCGCGCTCCGTTTCTGTCCAGCGGTCGATGCGGTAGAACCGCTCGGCCCACTCGCGCGGCGTGGGAAACATGTCCGCCGGGGCCATCAACAGCGCCGTCGGCACGTCCGGACGGCCCCATTCGCCCGCGTCGCGGACGGACTCGTAGTACAACCGCATCGAGGAGTTGATGGTCTCGGTCGCCCAGTAGATGGTCAGATTCGTCAACAGGTCGTCGCGCGCGAACGCTTCCTCCACGTCGCCGTCGTTGTCGCTCCACGTACGAAACTTTTCGAGTATCCACGCCGCCAACCCCGCCGGAGAGTCGTTCAGGCCGTAGGCGAGCGTCTGCGGTTTCGTGGACTGCTCCATCGCGTAGGCCGCTTCCTCCCATCCCCAGCGTTCCGCGTTCTCGATGAACTCCGTTTCGGCCTCCGTCGGGTCGTCCGGTATCATCTCCGCCTCGACGCGCGGGTTGGTCCCGCTGAGGTGCAGACCGATAATCGATTCTGGATACTTGAGTCCGAGTTGCAGGAGGACGCCCGCCCCGATGTCGCTCCCGCGTCCAGCGTAGCGGTCGTAGCCGAGTTCGTCGGTCATCAAGGTATGGAATAGGTCGGCGATTCGGGGGACGCTCATCCCCCGTTCAGTCGGCCGGTCGGAGAATCCGTAACCGGGCAGGGACGGGACCACCACGTCGAACGATTCGTCCGGGTTCCCGCCGAACTCGGAGGGCGTCGTCAACATCGGTACGATGTCCAGCATCTGGACGAACGTGCTCGGCCACCCGTGTAGGAGCAACAACGGCGTCGGGTTCTCCCCTTCCCCTCGCTCGTGAACGAAGTGGATGCCGACTCCATCGGTGTCGCCCCGATACTGGTCGAACTCGTTCAAGCGTGCTTCCTGTTCTCCCCAATCGAACTCGTCTTTCCAGTACGCGACGAGTTTCCGAAGATAATCGAGATTCGTCCCGTACTCCCACCCTGCACCCGCTACTTCGTCCGGCCACCGCGTTCGGGCCAATCGGTCACGCAAATCCGCGAGCGTCACGTCGTCGATGGATATCGTCGTTGCTTCTGGCATGGTCTCCCCCCGAATGACGTTGGTCGGGAATCCGCAAAAACGTCGCTCTCGACGGTCAGAAAAACCGTCGGAAACTCCAGTACAACCCGGATAGCACGTTCTTCAGGTCCGCTACGGGCGTGAGTCCCGCGTCGGGGTTTCCGGCCGGTTCCCAGTCGGTTTCGAGCGCGTCCCGCGAACAGTGACGTAACTCGCCGGAGTGGATTCGGGTCCCATCGGCGTCGGTGAGTCGCAACAGCACAACGTCGTCTCCCGTTCCGACGACGCGGTAGACGTCGCTCCCGTCGCCGTCGGCCGTCGGTCGGTAGTGGTCGCCAACGTCTATCATGATTCTCCGCCGTCCGGGGTTCGACTTCGATTATGTACCGGGGTGGTATGAATTGATCGCCGAACCTCGACTCAGTGCGGACTCGCGGCGAGAACGTCCTTCGCCGTGTCCCCGAGATGTTGCATGTCCTCCCGCGTCAGATGGAACTTCGGCTCCCAGTCCGAGGGGCCGAGGTAGTCGCTGACGACGAACATCGACGCTGCCTCCACGCCGCGGTGGGCGGCGACGGCGAACACCGCGGACGCCTCCATTTCTACGGTGAGGACGCCCTCCTCGGCGTACTGTTGGACTTCTTCCTTGGTCTCCCGATACATCGCGTCGGTTGTCCACGACGGCCCGACGTGGAACGCCTCTTTGCGCTCGCGGAGCAGTTCAATCGTGGCTTCGGTGAGCAAGTCGCTCGCGTGGGCGTACTTCGCGGATTCGACGTAGTGGTGGGACGTACCCTCGTCGCGGATGGCCTCGTCACAGACGATGAACTCGCCCATCTCGATGGTCTCGTCCAGACAGCCAGCGAATCCGACGGAGAAGAACTTCCCGACACCGTCGGCAATCAGTTCGTCCATCAGCATCGCCGTAGCAGGAGCGCCGATTCCGAAATTCCCGAGGACGCCGACGGAGTAGTCGGCGTCCGCGAAGGCGTACAAGTCGCCGTAGTAGTTGCCGACGTGCTGGCCGTCGTAGCTCTCGGTGAGGTAGTCCATCAGCGTGCGACTGTAGCAGAGAACGACTGCCGCAGGCAGTCGTTCGCGCCCCGACTCGCCCTCCGTGTGTCTGTACTCGGAGTGCTCTGCGGGCGTGACCAATGGTTCGGCGTCCTGCTTTCCAGCGAGGTTCGGAAACGGCATCTCCTCGTGAAGAAACACGATTCCGTAATGTGTGTTGTGCAGGTGTGTGTAATGTGGTCACTCGACACGGATCGATAGCAACGGCTCGAACGACTCGAAAAATCCGAAAATCCGGTTCCAGTTAGACCGTCTTCAGTCCACGACGACGAGCACGTCGCCCATATCGACGCTGTCGCCCTCACTGACGGCGATTTGCGTAACGGTACCTCCCCGAGAAGCGACGACGTCGTTTTCCATCTTCATGGCTTCGAGGACGCAGACGACGTCACCGGACTCGATTTCGTCGCCCTCTTCGACTTTCACGTCGAGGATGGTGCCCTGCATCTCGGCGGCCACCGTCTCACCCTCCGCATCGACGACGGTCTCGCCGCCGTCGCTGCTGCCGCCCGCTGGCTTGGGTTTCTGGCCGCCGCCGCCGTTGTTCGCGGGAACCGCGGCGACGCCGCCGCGGTCTTCGAGGTTGACTTCGAAGCGCTTGCCGTTGACTTCGACGGTGAACTCGCGTTCGACGACCTCCTCGTCGTCGTCCGACGATTCGGTCGTTCCCCACTTCTCCTGTGCCTCCTCGATTTTCTCCGCGTCGAGGTGGTGGTCGAGGTACTTCGTGGTGTGGGTCCCGGCGACGAACTCCTCGTCGTCGAGCATCAGGCGATGGAACGGAATGATGGTCGGGATTCCCTCGATGTCGTACTCGGCGAGCGCGCGCTTGGAGCGGGTGATACACTCCTCGCGGTCGCCGCCGTGAACGATGAGTTTCGCGATCATCGAGTCGTAATCGGTGACGAGGTCGTCACCCTGTCGAAGCGCATCGTCGAGACGGACGCCGATTCCTCCCGGCGGGTCGTAGGTCGTCAGTTTCCCGCCGTCGCGGGCGCGAAGTCCTTCGCGGCGTTCTCGGCGTTGATGCGGAACTCCATCGCGTGGCCTTCGAGTTCCACGTCGTCCTGTTCGAAGCCGAGGGGTTCGTCGGCGGCGACGCGAATCTGCCACTTCACGATGTCGACGTCGTCAACCACTCCGTGACGCAGTGTTCGACCTGAATCCGGGTGTTGACTTCGAGGAAGTAGAAGTCCGTGCCCACGTCGAGGAGTTCGCCGGGACCGCGCGTCTCGTCCTCCTCCACGAGGAACTCGAAGGTTCCCGCGTTGTAGTAACCGGCGGCGGCCGCACCGTCGCGGGCCGATTCGGCAATTTCCTCCCGAAGTTCGTCCGAGAGCGCGGGCGACGGCCCCTCTTCGATGACCTTCTGGTGACGTCGCTGCAGCGAGCAGTCGCGCTCGCCGAGGTGGCGCACGTTGCCGTGGTGGTCGGCGATGATCTGGATCTCGATGTGACGCGGGTTTTCGAGGTAGCGTTCGAGGTAGACGTTGGCGTTGTCGAAGTACGCCTCACCCTCGCGTTGGGCGGATTCGAGTTGATCCTCGGCTTCCTCGGGACCGCGAACGACCTTCATCCCGCGGCCGCCACCGCCACCCTCCGCCTTGATGGCGACGGGGTAGCCGTACTCGTCGCCGAACTCCGTGACCTCCGACACGTCCTCGACAGGGTCGGTCGTCCCGGGAACGATGGGCACGTCGGCTTCCTGCATCGTTTTGCGGGCCTTCGTCTTCTCTCCGAGTTGTTCCATCGACTCGCTCTTCGGGCCGATCCACGTCACGCCGTCCGTGGCTTCGACCAGCGCGGCGAAGTCGGCGTTCTCCGCGAGGAACCCGTAGCCCGGGTGAATCGCGTCCGCGCCCGCCTTCTTCGCGGCATCGATGATGGCCTCTTGGTCGAGGTAGGACTCCGCGGCACGGGCCGGGCCGACGTTGTAGGCTTCGTCGGCGTAGCGGACGTGACCGGAGTTTCGGTCGGCATCGCTGTAGATGGCGACCGTGTCGATTCCGAGTTCCTCGCAGGCGCGCATCACGCGGACCGCGATTTCCCCGCGATTTGCGACCAGAACTGTATCGAACATTCTTGTGAGAACGTATTCGGGTGGGTAACCTCATTCTGTCGGTTCAGGGTCGCCCACGAGTGTCAACGGGAGCGTCACACACGGGTTGACGGGTGGTGATTCCGTCCCACGACCCCTCGAAGCGGTAGCTTTTTCTCATTACGCGCTGACATCTCGGGCGTGCAACGACCGACTCCACCCGCCGCTGGGCCGAATCACGGACCAGCACCTGCTTTTCGCCGGGTGGAGTCCCGATTTCGCCGCTGACGCGGCCTCGGGGTGAAACCGGGCGATTCGATGACTCGTCTTCGATCAGCAACCACCCCACAGCGACAAATGTACACCAGCACCCGAACAGGCCGACGTATCGACAGTAACGCCAACCGACGATCAACCATCGAGGGTCGCCGATGAGCGACATGAACCCTCGAAACTACTACGACGAGTACGGCGAAAACGAGTGGGAGCGACTGGGGCGCGACCCCGTCACCCGAATGGAGTTCGAGAACACGGTGGACTACCTCGACAACCATCTTCCCGAATCGGGCCGCGTTCTCGACGTCGGCGGCGCGGCGGGGCGCTACGCGGTTTGGCTCGCCGAACGGGAGTACGACGTGACGCTCGTGGACGTGAGCGAGACGCAGGTCGAACTCGCCCGCGAGAACGCCGCCGAGAGCGGCCTCGAAGACAGAATCTCTGCGGAGCAAGGCGACGTCCGCGACTTGCGTTTCGAAGACGATGAATTCGACGCCGTCTGCTGTCTCGGTGGTCCCCTGAGCCACGTCGTGGATGATACCGAACGCGCACGCGCGATGGCCGAACTCCGACGGGTCGCGGGTGGCGACGCACCCGTCTTCGTCTCGGTCATCAGCAGGTTTGCGCCCATCCGCGACATCCTCAAGTTCAACCTCGACTGGTCGCACGGCCTCCTCGTTCCCATCGCCGAGGACGGCAAATACACCGAAGAACGAGTGGACGAGTATGCAAACGGCGAAGGCTGGGCTGAGTGTCACTTCTTCCGCGCCGACGAGTTCGAAGCGGAGTTGGAGGACGCCGGTTTCGAAGTCGAGCAACTGGTCGGTCTTGAGGGCGTTGCCAACCGCATGAAACCGGAGTTAGCGGAGGCGAGCGACGAGGCCGTCGAGGACGTTCGGCGACTCGTCAAGTTGCTCCGGGAGGACCGTGCGGTGGTCGATTTCTCGGAGCACATGCTGGCGGTGTGTCGAGTATAGTATCTGGAAGTGCTTCTCGTCCTGCGGTGTGTTTCGCCACTGCCGTTCACGTACGTGGGAGTGGACATGTCCCGATATCCCTCTCAATTCCTGAATCGTTCGTGGTGCATTGGTTAGTTCAACTCTCGTTGAAATCGGTGGTCGGTCCGATTGCTCCGAACGATTGGATACAAAGCAGTCCGATTTCTGGGATTTCGCCCCGTTTCGAGATGAACGATTGGTTCGATAACCGAAGTAGAACGTGCGACGACAGCGAGGTCGGTTTCTTGAATTTGGCCGGTTTGGGTGATTTACTTCCTGTGGGCAGTATAAGCGGCAGTAGAATCCAGAAGTCGTCTCTCTCCGTAAACCATTCTTTGTCTAATCGAGTAATCAGCCGCTTCCACGCTCTGAGTATCGAAGACAGTGAAAATTAATCAACGGAGGCACCGTTCGTTCCCACTCACTCTTCGTCTGTCTTAACGAGGATAGTAATACTCCCGTTACTCCTGATGATCACGCGATGGCCAGAGACAGAAAACTTGACTATCACACCCCCATCTTTCTCCCCAATGATCGGCGTCCCGAACAGTGCATCGAGTGCCTCAGGATCAATCGACTCATACAGTAACGTAAGCTCCGTTGGGACAACTCCCTCGGCGACTGAGAGTGCTCGGACAATTGCCTCACTCGGCGGTTCATCGCTCGAAAAGCGTGTGTGAAACACATCTTCGAACCCCTCCGGCAGTGAATCATCCTCGTCGTCGGTCATCTCCCTTTGTTCCTTGACCGGGTTCTCTGCTGTGGTGAGTCCTTCGAGGCGAGAGTTACTTCCGAATTCGCCTCGCGTCAAAAGAGCAGTATAACTGTGCCACCCTGATCGTGAGTAGCTTCGTCAGCGTCGGTTAAATCGCTTTTTGTGGATCATGACCTGTCTGCTTCGGTTGACCGAATCCTTTTGCTTGCGCCACGCCAACACGACGCTATGAATTCATCGGCACCCTCACCCGCTGCCGTCCTCGAAGTGTTCGACACTCTCGGTCCCCCCGGCACACCATTCACAACACCCGAGGTCGCAGAAGAATTCGACTGTACCGACCGCACGATCTACAACAAACTCAACGCGCTCGTTGAGGACGACGCTATCAACACTAAGAAGGTCGGCGCGAAGGGCCGGGTCTTTTGGCGACCTGTCGACGATGCCATCCAACAAAACGGTGGCGTGTCGGATCTGACTGCCCCCGTTTCACTTCGTGATGGACAGTCGCCTGTATTTCTCTCCAACAGCGAGATGACCGAGCGCATCCGCGAATTTGACTGGGTCGAGACGTCACTCGGCCGATGGCGGAGTGGCCCACTGAATTGCGGGTGGCGGTCGACCTCATGCTGGGTGCGGACGAGGCCATCGGGATCTACTGGGGCGAGGATCTCGTACTGCTCTACAACGACGCCGCACGAGAACAGATCGGAAAGAAACACCCAAACGCGCTCGGACGGCCAGCTCGCGACGTGTTTCCGGAAGCGTGGGAGTTTCTTGGTCCGATGCACGAGCAGGTCATGGCTGGAAAGGGACCAGTTCGAGTCGAAGACCAATACCTCCCAATCGAACGTGGTGACGCGATAGAAGACGTCTGGTGGGATTCCAGTTTCAACCCGATCCCGCTCGCGGATGGCTCGGTTGGTGGCGTGTTCAACATCTCTGTCGATATCACCGACCGGGTACAAATCGAGGCGGCTCTCCGCGAGTCGAACGAGCGATTACAGGTCGCCCTGAATGCTGCGGAGATGGGGACCTGGGAGTGGGATCTCGAGGCCCGAACGGTGGACGGCGACGACACGATGCTGTCGCTATTCGACTTGCCACCGACAGACGAGCCAGTTCCAGTCGAGCAGTTCTTGGTGAAGGAATCAGACGAGGGCACAGACCAGGCCGAGGACACGATGGAGTTCTCGTTCGAGCCGGGTGAAGAGATTCAAGACGAGGTCGAACTCGAAGGAGTCGACACGCCTCGCTGGATTTCCTGGCGCGGCCGAGCGTCCGCGGACGATCCGACAGTCCTCCGTGGTGTCAGTTTCGATATCACCGATCGAAAGCAGGCCGAGATCGAACGCGAACAGGCCATAGAAGAGCTCCGCGAGAGCGAGGAACGCTATCGCACGCTGTTCGATTCGATCAACGAGTCCATCCAGGAGGGCTTTTGCATCGTCGAACTGCCCGAGGAGGGCGAGGCCGCCGACGAAGCTTCGACGGGCGGCACCGTCGGTGGGCGGAGGGAGCCGGATGACTACCGCTTCGTGGAGGCCAATCCTACGTTCGAGGAACTGACCGGGGTGACCGACGTGGTCGGTGCCCGTTGGTCCGATATGGATGTGGATGGCGACTTCCCCGGGTTCGACGTCTGTGCCGAGGTCGCTCGGACGGGCGAGTCCCAGCGGGTCGAAACGACCGGCGAGCCACTCATCGACGGGTGGTTCGACGTCCGTGTGTTCCCGTATGGCAGCTCGGACAGTCGGCAGGTCGCGGTTCTCATTGAGGACATCACTGAACAAAAGGAGACCGAAGCAGCGTTGCGTGAGAACGAAAAACGGCTTCGACTCGCGGCCGACATCGGGAACATCGCCGTCTTCGAGTGGGACCTCGAGACGGATCGGGTGAGAGGAAACGAGCGAATGAACGAGTTGTTCGGATACGACAAGCACGAGATCATCGTCGGCGCGGAGTTGCTCGAAGAGCGCATCCATCCGGACGACCTCGACTCTGTCGTCGGCCGGCTGGAGGAGGTGTTCGAGTCCGCATCCGACGGGAACTACGAGTTCGAGTTCAGAGCGATGCGTCCCGACGGGAGCGACCGGTGGGTGCTCACGAACGGTGAGGTGTTCTTCGAGGAAGATGGGGACGACCGGCGGGCGGTTCGCGTTTTCGGGACTGGTATCGACATCACCGAGCAGAAGCAGCGCGAGGAGCGACAGGAGTTCCTGCTCCGGTTCAGCGATGCTCTGCGGGCGCAGCCCGATGCGGAGTCGATCAAAGACCGGGCCGTTGAAATGCTCGCTGAGAATCTGGATCTCGACCGCTGCTGGATCAGCGAGGTGTTCGAGCAGCGAGGAATCTCTACGGTTGGCCCGGAGCAAATTCGCCCGGACCTTCCGGAGATGGCGGGTGTGTTCCAGCTCTCGGAGTATCCCGAAACGATGCGTCAGCTCGCGACGCAACCAATGGTCGTCCAGGACGCGGACAACGATCCGCACTTCTCGGACTCCGAGAAGGAGCTGCTGGCCGGATATGACCTGCGGTCCCTGTTGGTCGCACCGCTACGGGAGGGTGAGGACGACGTCATCTGGGCGCTCGCAGCCGCCATGGCCAAGCCACGCCACTGGACTAACGGTGAGCGGGCACTGCTAGAGGATGCCGCCGAGCGGACCTGGGCGGCCGTTGAGCGTACCCGCGCCGAGCAGGAACTCGCCGACGAACTGGCGGCCACCCGAGAGTTACAGGACATCAGTACCACACTGATCGGAGAGGACGACATCGAGACTCTCTCCCAGCACGTTCTCGATGCCGCGAGCGAAATGATGGACGCCGACTTCGGGAGCGTCCAGCTGTACGACCCCGACCGGCACGACCTTGAACTCGTCGCTAACCGGGGGTTCACCGCGGAGACCGAAGCAGCGTGGCAACGAGTCACTCCCGAACATGGAACCGCCTGTGGCAAGGCACTCAAAACCGGCGAGCGCGTTATCGTATCGGATGTTGAATCAAGCGAATTCATAGCTGGAACGGGGGATTTGGAGACCTTCCGTCAAAATGGAATCCAGGCGGTCCAGACCACCCCGTTCGTCTCGCGGAGCGGGGACATGATTGGGATGTTCTCCACCCACTGGGAGACCCCACGCGACCTCTCGGAATCAGACCTCGGTCGCCTCGACGTCCTGGCCCGCCAGGCCGCCGACCTCATCGAGCACCGTCAAATCACAGAAGCCCTACGCGAGAGCGAGGAGCGCTACCGCATGCTCTTCGAGTCGATCATCGAAGGCTTCTGCATTATCGAGGTACTGTTCGACGAGGAGGACGAGCCGGTGGACTACCGCTTCCTAGAGACGAACCCGGCGTTCGAGGATCAGACGGGACTCATCGACGCAGAGGGCAAGCGGATGAAGGAACTCGAACCGAACCACGAGGACCACTGGTT of Haladaptatus sp. R4 contains these proteins:
- a CDS encoding epoxide hydrolase family protein, with translation MPEATTISIDDVTLADLRDRLARTRWPDEVAGAGWEYGTNLDYLRKLVAYWKDEFDWGEQEARLNEFDQYRGDTDGVGIHFVHERGEGENPTPLLLLHGWPSTFVQMLDIVPMLTTPSEFGGNPDESFDVVVPSLPGYGFSDRPTERGMSVPRIADLFHTLMTDELGYDRYAGRGSDIGAGVLLQLGLKYPESIIGLHLSGTNPRVEAEMIPDDPTEAETEFIENAERWGWEEAAYAMEQSTKPQTLAYGLNDSPAGLAAWILEKFRTWSDNDGDVEEAFARDDLLTNLTIYWATETINSSMRLYYESVRDAGEWGRPDVPTALLMAPADMFPTPREWAERFYRIDRWTETERGGHFLEWEEPELTAEDIRAFFGSL
- a CDS encoding nucleoside phosphorylase, whose translation is MPFPNLAGKQDAEPLVTPAEHSEYRHTEGESGRERLPAAVVLCYSRTLMDYLTESYDGQHVGNYYGDLYAFADADYSVGVLGNFGIGAPATAMLMDELIADGVGKFFSVGFAGCLDETIEMGEFIVCDEAIRDEGTSHHYVESAKYAHASDLLTEATIELLRERKEAFHVGPSWTTDAMYRETKEEVQQYAEEGVLTVEMEASAVFAVAAHRGVEAASMFVVSDYLGPSDWEPKFHLTREDMQHLGDTAKDVLAASPH
- a CDS encoding GAF domain-containing protein; amino-acid sequence: MAEWPTELRVAVDLMLGADEAIGIYWGEDLVLLYNDAAREQIGKKHPNALGRPARDVFPEAWEFLGPMHEQVMAGKGPVRVEDQYLPIERGDAIEDVWWDSSFNPIPLADGSVGGVFNISVDITDRVQIEAALRESNERLQVALNAAEMGTWEWDLEARTVDGDDTMLSLFDLPPTDEPVPVEQFLVKESDEGTDQAEDTMEFSFEPGEEIQDEVELEGVDTPRWISWRGRASADDPTVLRGVSFDITDRKQAEIEREQAIEELRESEERYRTLFDSINESIQEGFCIVELPEEGEAADEASTGGTVGGRREPDDYRFVEANPTFEELTGVTDVVGARWSDMDVDGDFPGFDVCAEVARTGESQRVETTGEPLIDGWFDVRVFPYGSSDSRQVAVLIEDITEQKETEAALRENEKRLRLAADIGNIAVFEWDLETDRVRGNERMNELFGYDKHEIIVGAELLEERIHPDDLDSVVGRLEEVFESASDGNYEFEFRAMRPDGSDRWVLTNGEVFFEEDGDDRRAVRVFGTGIDITEQKQREERQEFLLRFSDALRAQPDAESIKDRAVEMLAENLDLDRCWISEVFEQRGISTVGPEQIRPDLPEMAGVFQLSEYPETMRQLATQPMVVQDADNDPHFSDSEKELLAGYDLRSLLVAPLREGEDDVIWALAAAMAKPRHWTNGERALLEDAAERTWAAVERTRAEQELADELAATRELQDISTTLIGEDDIETLSQHVLDAASEMMDADFGSVQLYDPDRHDLELVANRGFTAETEAAWQRVTPEHGTACGKALKTGERVIVSDVESSEFIAGTGDLETFRQNGIQAVQTTPFVSRSGDMIGMFSTHWETPRDLSESDLGRLDVLARQAADLIEHRQITEALRESEERYRMLFESIIEGFCIIEVLFDEEDEPVDYRFLETNPAFEDQTGLIDAEGKRMKELEPNHEDHWFETYGRIAKTGEPERFTNPAKHLNDRWYDVNAFRVGDPEERKVAIAFKDISDSKRFQIALERLNDASQELIDANPEGVKDRTADIVRDVLNVEYAALWRYDKTVGELDEYASQTAPEMPENSVRLPAEFSERVWQTFIGDDIDVVNDTDIPENEPVAPPLRSRVLIPLGRHGVICAGSTRAEIFDDQKLDLLETVSTTIETAWDRADGQEELTRQNKELTHLDGLNTLIRKIDQALVEAETVDVIDEAVCERLAHSELFEFAWIGEFDADDNAVNPRAWAGVDSRSLDDLTTEVDGPVSERRPFTAAIQTKKRQVVNDIATDAEAAPWREVALDLGARSCLCLPLVYDDFVYGIVTVYNGTPQHDERDIDVLVELGRTIANAIHAVETREAHHMNRVVELTFRSTAADTPLCQLAQETGCVMEITGLVPGADGETTVFFTATDVSSGALVTAGEQSLAIGELICLSEREDESLFKARLAESTLTSWFRNRDAMMRSLTIDNGTATLVLDVPTSVDIRRFFETGQQAIPDLELLARRTHTRSSNTTHTLQTAFTERLTDRQQEILQLAYRSGFFESPRLQTGNELSTALDLSQSTFNYHLRGAERRLLEVVFD
- a CDS encoding bifunctional 2-polyprenyl-6-hydroxyphenol methylase/3-demethylubiquinol 3-O-methyltransferase UbiG; this translates as MSDMNPRNYYDEYGENEWERLGRDPVTRMEFENTVDYLDNHLPESGRVLDVGGAAGRYAVWLAEREYDVTLVDVSETQVELARENAAESGLEDRISAEQGDVRDLRFEDDEFDAVCCLGGPLSHVVDDTERARAMAELRRVAGGDAPVFVSVISRFAPIRDILKFNLDWSHGLLVPIAEDGKYTEERVDEYANGEGWAECHFFRADEFEAELEDAGFEVEQLVGLEGVANRMKPELAEASDEAVEDVRRLVKLLREDRAVVDFSEHMLAVCRV
- a CDS encoding HalOD1 output domain-containing protein, whose amino-acid sequence is MTDDEDDSLPEGFEDVFHTRFSSDEPPSEAIVRALSVAEGVVPTELTLLYESIDPEALDALFGTPIIGEKDGGVIVKFSVSGHRVIIRSNGSITILVKTDEE